In the Gammaproteobacteria bacterium genome, GCGCCATGTTGCACATAGACCGGTGGCTGGTGTTCGGCGGCTCCTGGGGCTCGACCCTCGCGCTGCTCTACGCCGAGAGCCATCCCGAGCGCGCCCTGGCCTTGGTGCTGCGCGGCATCTTCCTCGGGACTCCGCCGGAGCTGGACTGGTTCTACCGGGGCGGCATCGCCCACATGTTCCCGGACCATTTCGCCGACTTCGTGGCGCCGATCCCGGTGCCGGAGCGCGGCGACCTGGTGCGCGCCTACTACAAGCGGCTCACCGATCCTGAGCTGGAGGTGCGGCGCCGCGCCGCCGAGGCCTGGTCCATGTTCGAGGCACGCTGCTCCACGCTGCTGCCGAGCGAGTCGCTGGTGAACTACTTCACCGAGCCGGACGTGGCGATCGCGGTGTCGCGCATCGAGTGCCACTACTTCCTCAACGACTGCTTCCTTGCCAAGGACCAGCTCATCCGCGACGTGGAGCGCGTGCGCCGGATCCCCGGCGTCATCATCCAGGGCCGCTACGACGTGGTGTGCCCGCCGAGCGCCGCCTGGCGCCTCAAGCAGGCCTGGCCCGAGGTGGAGCTGAGGCTCATCCCCGATTCCGGCCACTCCGCCAGCGAGCCCGGCACCCGCTCGGCGCTGGTGGAGGCGACCGACGCCTTCGCCGCCCGGCTGGCAGCGGCATGATCGCGCTGCTGCAGCGGGTGAGCCGCGCTTCCGTGAGCGTCGGCGGCGGCGAAGTGGCCGCCATCCACCGGGGCCTGCTGGTGTTCCTGGGCGTGCAGAAGGGTGACGCCGAGGAGCAGGCGGACCGGCTGCTGGAGCGCATCCTGGCCTACCGCGTGTTCCCCGACGCGGACGGCCGCATGAACCTGGACCTCAAGGCCGTGGCCGGAGGCCTCCTGCTGGTGCCGCAGTTCACGCTCGCCGCCGACACCGCCAAGGGCAACCGTCCGAGCTTCACGCCGGCGGCACCTCCCGAGGAGGGCGCGCGGCTGTTCCGATATATATGCACCCAGGCGGCGTCAGTGCACGCGCCGGTGGCGAGCGGCGTGTTCGGCGCCGACATGCAGGTGGGCCTGGTGAACGAGGGGCCGGTCACGTTCTGGCTGCAGGCGCCGCCACAGGGCGCCACCCCCCTGCATTGACGGGGGGCCGGTTTGGCCTATGCTATAGACAACGACACACCCGGACCCGTCGCTACTCCGCCCACATCCGAAATCCCCTCCCATGCTCCTGATACCTTCCCTCGAGCTGAAAGGCGGCAAATGCGTGCGCAAGGGCCCGCTCGTGGGCGGCAAGCCTTCCGCGGCGGTCCCCTATTCCGACGACCCGGCGGCTGAGGCGAAGAAGTGGGTGAAGGCCGGCGCGCGCCGCCTGCAGCTCGTGGACCTGGACAGCCTCGCCTCCGGCAAGCCGGCGCAGGCCGCGCTGGTGCAGCGCATCGTGGCCGCCTGCCCCGACGTGCCGGTGCAGGTGGCGGGTGGCATGCGCAGCGAGGAGGCCGTGCTGGCCTACATCGAGGCCGGTGCCGCGTTCGTGGTGCTCGGCATGCGCGCCGTGA is a window encoding:
- the pip gene encoding prolyl aminopeptidase yields the protein MAEFYPALEPYATHRLPVGGPHELYVEECGNPKGIPAVFVHGGPGGGCNGDSRRFFDPRRYRIVLFDQRGCGRSRPHAELGQNTSQDLVADMEKIRAMLHIDRWLVFGGSWGSTLALLYAESHPERALALVLRGIFLGTPPELDWFYRGGIAHMFPDHFADFVAPIPVPERGDLVRAYYKRLTDPELEVRRRAAEAWSMFEARCSTLLPSESLVNYFTEPDVAIAVSRIECHYFLNDCFLAKDQLIRDVERVRRIPGVIIQGRYDVVCPPSAAWRLKQAWPEVELRLIPDSGHSASEPGTRSALVEATDAFAARLAAA
- the dtd gene encoding D-aminoacyl-tRNA deacylase — encoded protein: MIALLQRVSRASVSVGGGEVAAIHRGLLVFLGVQKGDAEEQADRLLERILAYRVFPDADGRMNLDLKAVAGGLLLVPQFTLAADTAKGNRPSFTPAAPPEEGARLFRYICTQAASVHAPVASGVFGADMQVGLVNEGPVTFWLQAPPQGATPLH